From the bacterium genome, the window CGGCCCCGGGGCGCCGGGATGGAAGAGCGCGGTGTCGACGGCGTTCGGGATCGTCACGAGCCGCTCCGGGCAGATGCCCGCCGCCAGCAGCTGGCCGCGCAGCTCCCCGCCGAGGGCGACGACGGCGTCCGCGCGCCGGGCCGCGGCCAGCACGACGGCGTGCGAGCGGCTGGACCGCAGCGTCGCGAGATCGCCGCTGGGACCTGCGCCCGACGCGCGGATGACGAAGCGCCCACCGCTCAGGCGCGACCAGAGCGCGCCCGCCGGCGTGTGGAAGGCCTGGAGCTGGAAGCCGACCACGGCGCGGTAGTCCCGGCCGCGGCGCAGCAGGGAAGCCAGCGAGGAGCCGAAGTGCGTCGCCGCCCACCAGCCGTGGCGGCGGACGAGCCGGATGCGCCGGTGCACCGGCACGCCCGCGACCGTCTCCTCGCGCGGGAGGCCGGGCAGCGCCGCCGTCAGCACCTCGACCGGCTGACCGCGCTCCGCCAGCGCCGATGCGAGCAGCGCAGCCTGGACTTCGGCCCCGCCAACCGCGGGGTGGTAGTTCGAGAGCACGAAGAGGACCGGCTTCATCGCGAGGACATAATGCCCGGCCTTTGCCCGAAATGGGGACAGATTTATTTTCGCTGTGGCAGCGAAAATAAATCTGTCCCCATTTCGGGGTGCCCGGGGTGATCTTTGCCAAGATTTCGTGTATTTTCACGCGGATGGGGATCGCCGACGAGAAGACCTTCCACGCCCAGCGCGAACAGGGTCGCCTTGCCGACGCCGGCGCCTTCCCCAAGGTGGTCCTGCTCGACACCTGCTCCTACTGCAACCTGCGCTGCTCGATGTGCGTGCACCGCGCGATGACCCGCCCCAAGGGCTTCATGGCCTGGCCGCTCTTCACGAAGCTCGTCGACGAGATCGCCGCCCAGCGCCCGGACGCGCGCGTCTGGATGGTCTTCTTCGGCGAGGCGCTCATCCGCAACCGCGTGGCGCCGACGATCTTCGACATGATCGCCCACGCGAAGGGCAAGGGCCTCGCCGACGTCGTGATGAACACCAACGGCGCGCTGCTGAACGAGGCGGCGGCGCGCGGCCTCGTCCGCGCCGGGCTGGACGCGCTCTACGTCGGCATCGATGCGGCGACGCCGCAGACCTACGCGCGGGTGCGCGTCGGCGCGGACCACGCGACGACCGTCGCCAACGTGCTGCGCCTGCTGGAGATCAAGCGCGAGCTGGGCGCCGCGCGCCCCGCGGTCTTCGTGCAGTTCGTCGAGATGGACGACAACCGCGGCGAGAAGGAGGCCTTCGTCGACTTCTGGCGGCGGCACGACGTCACCGTGAAGATCCGCCCCAAGGTGAGCTGGGCCGGGCAGATCGAGGCGCCGAACCTCGTGCTCGGCAACGAGGAGCGCTGGCCCTGCCACTGGGCGATGCAGACGATGTCGGTCGCGCACGACGGGCGGGTCGTGACCTGCCCGGTGGACCTGGACGCCCGGTTCGTCGCCGGGGACGTCACGCGCGAGACGCTCACGTCGGTCTGGAACGGGAAGCTGCGCGAGCTGCGCGTGCTGCACCTGGCGCACCGCTTCACGGATCTGCCGCCGGTCTGCCGCGACTGCCGCGACTGGCAGTCGGCGCGCGCGGACTACCACGTCGCCGCGGAGAAGCCGTAAGGGCGGCATGTGCGGGATCTGCGGTT encodes:
- a CDS encoding radical SAM protein; its protein translation is MGIADEKTFHAQREQGRLADAGAFPKVVLLDTCSYCNLRCSMCVHRAMTRPKGFMAWPLFTKLVDEIAAQRPDARVWMVFFGEALIRNRVAPTIFDMIAHAKGKGLADVVMNTNGALLNEAAARGLVRAGLDALYVGIDAATPQTYARVRVGADHATTVANVLRLLEIKRELGAARPAVFVQFVEMDDNRGEKEAFVDFWRRHDVTVKIRPKVSWAGQIEAPNLVLGNEERWPCHWAMQTMSVAHDGRVVTCPVDLDARFVAGDVTRETLTSVWNGKLRELRVLHLAHRFTDLPPVCRDCRDWQSARADYHVAAEKP
- a CDS encoding glycosyltransferase family 4 protein, whose amino-acid sequence is MKPVLFVLSNYHPAVGGAEVQAALLASALAERGQPVEVLTAALPGLPREETVAGVPVHRRIRLVRRHGWWAATHFGSSLASLLRRGRDYRAVVGFQLQAFHTPAGALWSRLSGGRFVIRASGAGPSGDLATLRSSRSHAVVLAAARRADAVVALGGELRGQLLAAGICPERLVTIPNAVDTALFHPGAPGPREGIVFVGRLVAGKGLGVLVEAIRLLRVGGIDARITVFGDGPERPRLEDAAREAAVADLFDLRGARPRAEIAAALQGAAAFVLPSREEGMSNALLEAMASGCPAVASDIEANRELLADGESGLLAPVEDAAALAAALRRLLGDRRLGERLAAAALARVRR